The sequence below is a genomic window from Coffea arabica cultivar ET-39 chromosome 4c, Coffea Arabica ET-39 HiFi, whole genome shotgun sequence.
TGAGTCGACAGGGTACTCAGGAGAGGAGTCAACAAAGACTCGTTCCTCGCTAATCCGAAGGCCCTTCTGTTTTGCTGTGAAATCAGCATTTACCAGGTTTACAAATGAGATGGATATTGGCTCTATAATGCCTTTCACTATCATGGCCCTCAGAAGCCTGGTATCCAAGTTGTCCGGGTCCCGAGCTGATCTATAGACGACCTTCACAGATTGGATGCCACTCCCACCAGCTACTAACTGCACAGCTAGTCTTCCTAACTTCTCAGCTAAGACAACATAGGGAGCCAACTCTGACATCACCTGAGTACAGCAGCCAACCGGAAGACAATGAAGGAGGGTCATAGAAACATCAATGTCTTCTAGTGATTACCTCAGCCAAATGGAAGACAACAAATAAGGGTCATAGAAACATCAATGCCTTTAAGTGATTACCTCAGCAGGAACCATAGGAGCATTAACAGCAGTTGCCGCAAGTTCCCCTTTCAATGCACCAACAACGGCCTCAGCTATTTCAACTGCAACGCCTTCCTGAATGTGTTTAAAAGGATGATAAAGTAAGAAATGACAGTCAATTTACAGTTGAAAATAATCCCAAAAGAACAGAAATCTATACTTGTGCTTCCTTTGTGCTTGCTCCAAGATGTGGTGTAACAATGACATTCTCATGTTGCACCAATTTACTATCTTTTGGCGGTGGCTCCTCTGTGAACACATCAAGTGCTGCCTGTTGCATGCCAAGATAAAGCCACGGCTGAGTGGTAGAACGAAGCATCGGAGTTTGGATTAAAGTCATACAAAATAATATCGCAAGCAAAGGAAAACACACTCTTAAGAGAACTTTTTGTAACTGACAAGGGTACAAACTGAAGGCTAACCCAACTTTGACTGTCACATCTGAAAGGTTGATATATGGAAAATCTAACCTGTAAAACCAAAAGAAATAAGAGTTAAACCGTGATGAGCATACCTGTGCAACTGTACCGCTGTCAAGGGCCCTAACTAATGCGTCTTCATCAATGACACCGCCCCTTGCAACATTTATAATGCGTGCTCCTTTCTTCATCTTTGAGAATGTTTCGTCATTAAATATCTTGGAAGTAGCAGGAGTAAGAGGCATGTGAAGTGAAATGAAGTCCGCAGTAGAAATTGCCTCATCGAAAGAGACTAAATCCACACCAATGGCACGGGCTCTATCTGCCGGGGCATAGGGGTCATGTGCAATAACATTCATACCAAGGCCTTTTGCACGCCTTGCAACTTCAGAACCAACTTTTCCAAATCCCATAACAGCCAGTGTTTTCCCAACCAGTGAAACACCAACGTACTTGTTACGCTGCCATTTTCCTGGAAAAATCATGGTTTTTGCACGTTCAAGtaaaatctaactacaataaaATGCTGTATTGGAAAATCACATTGCTTTGCAAACTTGTTCAATTCCAATTTGAAGCTCTAAACTACATATGTCCAAGCGTAACCGTCATACCAACCTTATAGTAGAAGACCAAATTTGAATTCCGAGCAAATATGACATTGTATTGGCAGCAAAATTTACTAAAGGCACGACGTTGTTCTATAACAGTTGGTGAATCTGCTTATGCTACCTAAAAGCAAATCCTCCAGTTCCCCTTAAAAGAACAGCTGATAGCTGACAACCACAATATCGGGATAAACCAAGTAATTTGCACAAATTGTACTTATTTCATATATCACCAAGTATTTATTTCATACTCTTGGAAGGCTGTCGCAGATTTGGGGTAATTCGTAGTCAGAATAACTGAGCATAAGCCCAAACTTCTGTACAGAAGTCCGTTCCGACTATCAACAGCATGGAGACCAAAAACTTAAAAACTGCGAagggcagaaaaaaaaaaaaaaaaagaagcaacatGGAGAAGTAGGAAGGTTTGACGAGTGAAACATCATAAACTTCTGATGTTGCAGGATCAAAAACTGAGCCTACTAGTAACAGCCGTGGAAAGTAAAAGAGAGTATCAAGTGTACAAGAAACCCACAGCTGCTAATATATTTACACCAAAATACATGTCCAACGGTCTGTCAGCACGTAGCTGCCGAGTAAGCCAAAACTTGAGCACAACGcacggaaaaaaaaatattattattaccaTACAAAAAGAAGAAGACGGATAGAAACATCCGATCCCATCCAACAACTATTTTAGCCGCGTTTTTAAAAACTGATCTGATCcaagaaaatgtttttttttttaaaaaaaaagaagaagaagaaagaaagaatgaatgaatgatacGTAATAATAGTACTCCACAAGAGTCGAGTAATTTTGCATATGAAACTGACAATTTTGGTTTACCAGCTTTCATGGAGGCATCAGCCTGAGGAACATTGCGAGCCATGGAAGCAAGGAGGGCGATGCCATGCTCGGCGGCAGCAATGGTGTTGGCGGTGGGGGCATTGACGACCAAGCAGCCGAATTCGGTGGCAGCCTGCAGATCGACATTGTCAATTCCAACACCGGCACGGCCGACGACCTTCAAACGGCCCTGAGCAGCCTGGAAGACCTGTCGGGTGACTTTGGTGCCACTGCGGACGATGAGGGCGTCGCAGAGGGAGATCTTGGCGCAGAGGTCGTCGGGGGACAGATTGTAGGAGCAATCGACGTTGGCAAAGGTGCGGAGGAGCTGGAGGCCGGCTTCTCCGAGCTTCTCGGAGACAAGAATGGTGGGTTTGGGAGGGGTAAGGATTGAATCACGGCGAGGGGTGGGGTCGGAGAAGGAGATGGAGGCGGATTCAACGGCGGTTTTGAGAACGTTGAGAACAGGAGGAGAGGACCTATTTCTATTTGGGGCGTAGAGGAGTTTGAAGGAAGCAGAGTTGTTGGAGGGAGTGGGAAGGAAGGAAAGCTTACTAGTAGGAGTAGGAGCAGAAGTAGGAGGTAAGTCCGAGGATTGCTGAGTTATGAGTTTCGTAGAAATGAATGCTGCAGCTGCTGCTGTTGCAGAGGAAGCCATCTTCGTTGTGCGGAGctgtctctcttttttttttttttttcctttttctcgcgcctctctttctctctcttcagTCTTTCCGGTGCTCTGCGTAGGCACTAGGCAAACAAAATGATGGGCTTCCTCGTATAAATATTTGCCCCACGCCCGCCATCACAAATGCCCCCAACCAACCCCAtgcccctctctctctcccccccccccggcGGGGCCCGGGTTTATGTGTTATAATTGTACGTAGAGTAGTGATTGCTGTGTTAgcatttctttctctctctctcttttttttttttgggtttggcTATTGGGCTGGGGTTGGGTTCCCTCTTCTAAtctctaaaaaaaataaaaaataagaaagggTTGTTGGAGACGATCAATCCTGTCATACGTAGTAGTATGCATACAAAGTCCAGAGAATTGAGTAGGTGTGGTGGGTGTATAAATAGTGGTGCGATTTTAGGTAAATAATGCCAGAGAGAGGAAGAGCAGTGAGGGAATATGCGGGGGTTTGGTGGAGGACGGGAATTGTACGAGGCTGGAAATTGTACGATCATAAttataaattaagaaaaattttaataCTTGATGTAGACTGTAGAGAGTCCGTCCAGTCGTCCCGTTGGCTTAAGTTTATTTTACTATTGCAGCTTTCCACTTTAAACATTTGTTGAATTCCAGCATCATTTGAGTCGAGCCTAGGAcaaaacttaaaaagaaaaaaaaaaacacacacacacacacacaacgaAAAGAAAGAACAATGTGGATAGAGTTTCTACTCGCATCGAGTATTCTCTCCCCTCCCTCTAGAATAggctagattaggttatagAAATCTATTGTTgcgataaataaaaaataaaaaaaaaaacagtgtgGATGAATTCGCAGCGAAAAGACGACGATTTTGTGCTACAGTAATTCGTACAATAAGTAAGCGATGACGCAAATCATCAATTCCTATAACTCTATAATAAGTAACGGATGACAATTGACTCTTCGCAACATTTCAAATGCCCTTATCCATCAATTTGGACCACCAAGACCTTGTTTGGACGAccattttttcaaagaaaaattgctacgttcttcgtgaatatatttttcaatcatctttctatctcacatatatcaaatcgttacggtaatttttttacaaaaaaaaaaagtctagaaaaatgcaatccaaacttCATTTCAATTATAATTTCTACAACTCTCTATTATAACAACTAACCGATAACACGAGAAGTTATTTTGATACCCTCTTCTTAATCAAAAAACTTGACTATTCCACCATGTGTGTTTGTGCCTTGTATGGATGGCACTTACATTATTGATGCAACATGGGCAGTCGGGCGATCCTCCTTCGCTGGTGCCTATGAAGGTAAGGTTTGTCGGTGTTATGTAATACTGACCGGATTCAATTTCGAGGGAGGCAAGGGTGTGTGTACAATTTTCTTGAGTAAGTGGGGGGCAAAGTGTGATTAAAACGTACCACAATTATGCTCGtgcttcttgttttctcacatTTTCTGCTGCCAGTATTTTGTCGTTGGAACTTTAGGGTGTTGTTGGCTGTGGATCGGTCACCGAGGATTTTCTCCACAAGCACGCAAGGGGGAGGGAGAATTGAAGTCGTCGTCGTCATTTTATCGCGCACGTTTGTGTAGTTATCGAAGTGACAGATAGCTTGAAGTCGTTGTCTCGTCTTCCAGACTAACGCGCCATCGTCGAGCTTCTTCGGCATTGATGGAGCTGCCAGATTCCACTCACAAAAGTGTACGAGTAGAAGGATGGCCACCCCTTTCCTGAGGATGCAATAGTTGTTTGTTCCCCGCAAATTATTTTCGATACGTACAACtgctaaaaaaaacaaaaaacaaaaaaaaagaaagaatcttTTTGTGGAACTAATGAATGTAGTACATTCATTATTTACAACAAAAACCAGTGGtagtaaattaaaaaataatacaaaACAATATAAAAAATCAAACAATTTATGTGTACACGGTTATGTTTAAATAATAAACATGTGTTTTATTGGTTGTGTGATGTTAGTAATTGAGTTGAAGTGGGTTAGCGATGAGAAGTTATTTGAAGAGTAAAAACGAAATTTTTAGAGGTGATGCCGGATTGTTTACACCAGTTCTCCTCCTGCTCCCACTTTATAAATTATATTATTAATGCTTAGTCACATAAAAAACGATGTGTGTGCAATTCATAAATACTTCTTTTAtgaaataattttatataaaattttaagTACTAAAGCAAATGGTGGTATTTCAACCTTTTTCTCATCAAATGGTTGTTACTTTAGTAGTTACAATGTTTAGAGTGAGTCGTTTTGTCAAAATATGCTTTTAGATGAGTTATGGTTAGAAATGATTATAGATAGATATAACAAAATTTGTAATGAAATGCTtcaaaatttttagatatttattgACTAAGCTCTGCCTAGAAGTTATTAACTAAAACATAACAGAGCATTGTGGGGTGGTTTTGATCTAAGATATTTGAGGATGAGGAAATTTTTCGGACAGCCTCTAAACTATTgctttcatatgattttgaccCCATTAACTATAAATTGTCACAAATAAGGCatttgaataataataataataataataaaagcttAGTTTAAGGATTTCTATCAATTTTAGCCATTAGAGGTGATGggattaggggtaaaattgacTACATAAAAAAATCAACCCACGAAAATTACCTAAAAAGTTTCGTTGACTGATTATTTCATCAAATCAGGGTTAGAAAATGTGGAAGGTGAAAGGCAAGGAAGAACATTAAATTCCATATTATTAGTTAACTTAATACAGTTGGTTTTTTAACCAAATAGtaggttaaatttttttttgtttgaaaggtTTTGTCCCTAATTTCTATATTTAACGCTCAAAATTGATAGAAACCCTTGAACTATGCATTTTTTTGTTTAAGAGCTTATTTGTCACAAAATTATCATCCAACAATTTCAAGTTGGAAGAAACTTAtttcttctaaaaaaaaatttttaaaaaaagtagtAAGCAATAGTGATGGTGTATCACTTTCCCAATTGAATGGAATGTCTTGTTATTTTCGGTGGGTTGCTCCGGCGGGCCAGAATAAATGAATTGAAAGTGGAAACACCAATAATACTCTCATCGGCCAATCACGTTCTGCCAAGCTTCTTTCCTTCTTCAACTACTTTTGGACTCCTCTTCTTTTAAAAAGATATATTGAACAGGTATTCCTCATATAGGACCACAAAAAATGACTTGAACAAATCAAAGTCAATCAACCATTCCCAAAAAAATTATTGGGAGCTCGCGGCGCCTTGGCTGgtcgtcatcatcatcattatcatAATCAAAATGTAGGTCTTTGCAATTTGGTTAGTAGTACTATTAGCATCCACGGATCCGGGGCTGGAACGGTTGTCAGAGCAACCATTTTGGAAGGTATAACACTATTTGCAAACGATGTAATATCATCTGTATAAGGTGTAATAATAGAACAACAGCGAATAACACTAAAACAACATTTTTATGGGTCCCACACGGCGTGAAAATTGAGTTACAAGGAGTGATGTGAGCCGCACAAATTTTTTTGGCTTAATCATGGCCGTGAACCTTCCGGAACGGTTGTCTCTGACAATCGTTTCAGTCCCTCCTCCAACATCCACAATGATTTACACACATCCTTCAGGGTGTAATCCACGTGCCACATTAGCATTTCactatcttctctttttattACACTCTCATTTACAATGGATTATGTTCACAGAGTATAATAGCATGAATCCACATGCCACATCAACATTTCACTATCTCCtcttttattatattttctCTCCTcttattattttaataatgcaCAACTCATaacccataaataaataattttattattttaaaagcaattatttttaaaaataaattattgacGTGACATCTCAAAGGTGAAAATATCATAATAATTCATTATTAATTAATAATACACTATCTACTGAATTTAACTCCATGacataatattaaaattaaataaaatacaaataataatataaCGAATACTACTTTTCATTATTATTGCCTCCGAATCGTTCCAAAATATGCTCGACCAAATCCGACCGAAGTTGATGATGTACTTCCTGATCACATAGTTCTGCATTCCTTTGAAAATAAtggtgaaaaatttttactaaacCTTGAGTCACAGAGATTGTTggttcttcatcatcatcatgctAGTTTCTTATTGCATTTCTCTCATCCCTTCTTTGATGTTTTTTTTATCAGGTGGGCGAACTTCACGTGTTTCATTATCATCAATGCCAAAATTTTGAATCTGCATTGGACGAAGAAATGTATGTCCCGTTTTCATCGGTCCTTATCTTTTGAAGAACGATGCATAGGAGAATCTACCTTccatttcaaatcatttttttaacaACACCTACATATGTTCATGTAAAAAATACTTCTTATTATTATGATGAAATAGCTCACATGCGTGTTGCTTGATCTGATCATCATTCCCACGTGCTATGATGTTTGCCAACCAATCTGTTGTAATATTGGTTGAACTCATTAACCATCCGACTCAACCAATGTCACTATGATTTCACTACTTTATATTTTCATGGTAGTTCAGATTTTCGATTCTCATTGAAATAGTCGACGACTCGTTTCCATTTTGAGAGTTACTCACAATGCTGCAATTTGAAATTGTGAGTCAAGCATTTGCAAGCATTTGTCATCATCCACACTCCATGGAACGCGTTTATCGTCAGGTTCTTCCACCGCCTCATTTGTGAGATTTATATTTTCTACCTCACGTTGTGTTGAATACGGCGGAAATTGAGAATTCGAAATTGACTCCGTTGGTATTGCATTATTTTGTTGACCGGCGAAATCAAAATCCTTCCTTATCTCCGACGGAGTCGTTGAGCCTCCACAACCCATACCAAGGTTATAATACTCCGGTGTATAGTGATTTCTCATAgaagaattaaaataattagGTGAAGGATACATGGGAATTTGATATGGAAAATGTGGTTATAAATGTATTTGGACTATTTAACATATTTCTAAAACTATTGAGATTCTCATCCATAATGATAAAATAatgaaatttataaaattatgtAAAGAGATTGAAAGTAATGAATAAGGGAGTAGGAGAGATAATGTAGTAAACAATTGTgaggtgaaataaaaaaaattactttgtATATTTATAGGAAGTAAAATAAATTATCCGTTGCTAAAATATAGTCGTTGTAAAACAAGGACGTTGTAAAATGATTGGCTCAAAAAATGACCGTCGTAAAATGTTTCAAAAAATGACCAAGTAAAATGCTGTCTCATTTTGGCTATATTTGGATGTTTGCTGGTGTTGTTATGCCGTTTGGGTGCCATAGCATCTTCCATGACACGCATCATCTGTATTGTACGTGTAATCTTCGCGGCACGGCTTGATGTAACGAGGGCATTATACCCCCGTTATACATTGCCTTGGATGCTCTAAGTATACATACCACCCAACCCGACCAGCCGGCACAGCGCAGCACTGCACAAGCAGAGGAGTAACAGAAAGGGTGGCCCACCGCCAGACTATTCCATAATTCAAAGTTTCAAACCATTTGAACTTTCCAGCTCCGGGGGGGGCAAGGGCAACCACCTCTCTAGGATTGATTCGATCAGGTCCAGCAAAtaggagaacgttgaatgtagAAGCACGGAATATGCTATTGTTTGATTGGAATTGGTTGCTAAATTAGAAGAATTGGAACTTGGAACAGAGCCAGAACACAAAAAATTTCTGAGGCTTACTTTTCCTGACCCTAAAACTGCATTCTGAATCCATCATTAGCCGATTGACAAAGGAATCTCAACCACCACCGCTTCTTATTCCCACCCTAATGGTTCAAGTTCCCAACCACTGAATGGtttaaaaggaaaacaaaaaagattttTCTTTCTCGTAATTTATTCTATCTGGTTACAGGGTCGCCAACAAAGCTCAACCTTTTACATATCCTAAGGTACAATTCACACAAGAGTTACAGCGGGCGTCGAAAGAAGAATCATCAACCTGAAAAACTTCAAAGAGCTGCGAAATTCAAACGTATGAGCTCTTTCAACTTCTtaaatttgcatttcttttttacttttgaaAAACATATTATCAACAAAAGTACCCATCTCGTTGACAAAACCAAACCAGATGTCAGCGGAAAAGCCAATATACAACAACAGCAGAGAAAGTAGTATTTATCTAATGCTTTTAGCTTGGCGAAGATAGAAATGATCGATCCGAACAGCAAATGAAGTCAAGCGCTTCTTCTATCTCGTTCGCTCCCTCAGAATCTTCATGCCAACGTACCTGTCGAAACACAACAACAGGAAATTAGTCTCTGTCTTTTAACAGTTTCTTTTAATCAATCACCATTGAACTCACCGGCCCAGCATTAAAAGAGTGGCTTGAGGATTAGTTCCAGGTGACACTGTGAATATTGAACCATCAACAACTCTAAGCGCCTGAATTCCCAGAACCCTGAAGTTTCTGTCAACCACCTTTCCTACGAGGCAGCCGCCATGGTAATGCCATATGGTATTGACCGTTCGACGACAGAACTCTCCCATCAGCCTGTCGTTCGATAGATCAACAGGCAATGGTGGTCCTATGTACCTAAAATCTCGATCCCCAAACAACTGAGAGAACTTGAAATCCTCCATGGAGCGGCTTCTAAGTACATCAGCAATCTTTCTCGTCCCATTTACGCATCTCTCAGTATCAGCAGGGTCACTGAAGTAATTGAACCTTACTATAGGGTTCACCCTGACATCGGTTGATGCCAATCTGAGAGAACCAGCTGACAGGGGTCCAACAATCTTCTCCATCAAGGTTGCAACGGTAAAATAGACGGGAGAAGGCGGAGTCCTAGAGAAAAAATTGTGAGCACGGGAAGCAAATGGAATAGCGTTTGAGGCAGCTTCAAGATAAGCCCCAGAAGAGGTAATTCCCACCACCTGTATCAATGATTGTTCAAGAGGCACCGGGGGCACAATGGAAATGCCATTTCTTGGATTATCATATAGGAACTGACCCACGTAAGGATGGTGATGCACTACAGGTATTCCCCACGAGGAGAGATAAGGCCTTGGTCCAATCCCACTCAAGAGCAGAAGCTGTGGGCTGCCAATAGCTCCTGCAGAAAGCAAAACTTCTCCCATCTCCCGCAGCATTGCATGGTGGAACCGACCCGTCTTGTCTCTGAATACCACCCCAATCGCTGATTGTCTGGGCGCTGCAGAAGCCGGTGAAGAAGCGAAAAGAACCCTCTCAACACTGGCGTATACAGCCACCTTAATATTAGAAGGCTTTGCATAGCTAAGAAGATCAGCAGCACTGTGCCTTCTACCAGCGCTATCAAAAGTGGAACCCCCAATCTTGGTGCCTACAACATGGTCCAAAGCAAACCCATTGTAAGGACCGATTCCAGCCTCCAGCAATCCATCCCTAATGGCAGATTGCCAGATCCTGAGTTCAGGCCTGAACACAATGGCCTTCTCAACCCACTTATAGGATTGATTAACCACCCGAAGATCCCAGTTGATTAGTGAATTCCTGAAGAAATCCGGGTCGGCTCTGCTGTAGAAACCAGCATTAATTGCGCTACTGCCTCCAAGAACTCGGCCTCTGGCGTTGGGAACACCGTCTTCAGAAGTAAAAGCTTGAGCAGGGGAATCAGTGGCATCAAGATCGACGAGAGTTGAGAGGAAACCTTCTTGGGTCATCAGATTAGGCATGCCATAAGGAACACCGCCTCTTTCTAGAACAAGAACTCGAAAATTCTCAGACAATGTGGCGGCCAGAGGACAGCCGGCGGTGCCTCCTCCAACAATGATGTAATCATAGTAATCCTCCGATGGCATCTCCGTGGCATTGAACACGAAACCCATGTAGCTTGGACCTGAAAAACAGCAAAAATGTGAATCATCATAGGTCAATTATTTCAGGAAAATGGCTGATTCATCAGAAAGTTGAAAGAACTTGGATGGTGTAAAAAATGAGGAatccagagagagagagagagagagagagagaattacTCTGCTGGGAAAGTGATTTCGGCAAAGAAATGAAAGCGGCAACCATTAAAAACGTCAGAATTGGAGAGTAAGAGTAAGGAAGTTTAGCCATTGTTGCCTGGTGACGAAGAAAGATTGGATTTATttatgtttttttctttttcttgggtctcctttttttttttttggaagaggggggggggggtttctTGAAAAGCAGTTGGTCAGGCAGAGAGGAAGGGCGGCGGTGGGTTTTGTTTGAGTTGTTGGATTCCGGTAAAAGCAGCAGAGGGAGGAGGGACTAGGGAGTGGAAAAAAGAGTCACTGCAGACGTATGTTTTTGGCGGGAAATTCAGTTGGTTTAGTTAGCATCATCTCTCATCAGGGAACGAACCACACCGCCTATTGCATCGGATTCGGTGGCGCAGGAAAGGCCAAATTATCATATTCTCAGAACGACGTCGTTGGTGTGCTGACTCGTACTAGTACTATATCAGAGGACTATTTAAATTCCACCCCCAACCTTAAAAcccaatgaaaaaaaagagaagaaggggGGCTGGGGGAGCAAAAAAGGGAATGACAAATATGTTTGGGCTAGGCCCATCATTTAGCAAACAGGTCCacgattgtaaaaaaaaaacaatccagTTCCCTGTCTCGACAGTACAGTTGCGGTGTGGATCATATTTGGCCAGCCGCTCGCCTACAATTTGTACAGttacaagattttttttttttcctttgtacAGGACGGAGCAGACGTTCAGGTTTCTAATGACCAGTAGCGGCGGGTACCATAAAAGAAATGATAGCAGTAAAATAGAAAGGGATGAGTTGGGAAGGGGTGTTGGGTACTCATAGCTACATACATTTGAACTCCCACCCTCGTACACCAAAAGTAGGTGGTGATTTGAATTTCATGTGTCGACTGGACAGACACCAATTGGCACTTTAGCTGAAGCTTTTGGTTCCGCAATAAAATTGTCTTCGTCCaggtattttccttttttcaattttttcttgctctccccTCCCCTTTCTCTGTTTCTAGCTCATTATCCATCATCGTCAAATGCTGCCTACTACTAAAAATTGTACCACACCACAATTTCTCATCTTTATGTTGTTCAACAGACAAGATTAAGAAATCATAAGTAAAAAGGGACAACATTAAAAAAAGATGGAAacttttgattagggttttaTATTTCGATGTTTGTTTTCCTGTAAAT
It includes:
- the LOC113739566 gene encoding D-3-phosphoglycerate dehydrogenase 1, chloroplastic-like — encoded protein: MASSATAAAAAFISTKLITQQSSDLPPTSAPTPTSKLSFLPTPSNNSASFKLLYAPNRNRSSPPVLNVLKTAVESASISFSDPTPRRDSILTPPKPTILVSEKLGEAGLQLLRTFANVDCSYNLSPDDLCAKISLCDALIVRSGTKVTRQVFQAAQGRLKVVGRAGVGIDNVDLQAATEFGCLVVNAPTANTIAAAEHGIALLASMARNVPQADASMKAGKWQRNKYVGVSLVGKTLAVMGFGKVGSEVARRAKGLGMNVIAHDPYAPADRARAIGVDLVSFDEAISTADFISLHMPLTPATSKIFNDETFSKMKKGARIINVARGGVIDEDALVRALDSGTVAQAALDVFTEEPPPKDSKLVQHENVIVTPHLGASTKEAQEGVAVEIAEAVVGALKGELAATAVNAPMVPAEVMSELAPYVVLAEKLGRLAVQLVAGGSGIQSVKVVYRSARDPDNLDTRLLRAMIVKGIIEPISISFVNLVNADFTAKQKGLRISEERVFVDSSPEYPVDSIQVQISNVQSKFASALSETGNISIDGKVKYGIPHLTGVGSFSVDVSLEGNLILCRQVDQPGMIGRVGNILGESNVNVSFMSVGRTAKRIKAIMAIGVDEEPDKDTLKKVGEVPAVEEFVFLEL
- the LOC113739561 gene encoding (R)-mandelonitrile lyase-like, with amino-acid sequence MAKLPYSYSPILTFLMVAAFISLPKSLSQQSPSYMGFVFNATEMPSEDYYDYIIVGGGTAGCPLAATLSENFRVLVLERGGVPYGMPNLMTQEGFLSTLVDLDATDSPAQAFTSEDGVPNARGRVLGGSSAINAGFYSRADPDFFRNSLINWDLRVVNQSYKWVEKAIVFRPELRIWQSAIRDGLLEAGIGPYNGFALDHVVGTKIGGSTFDSAGRRHSAADLLSYAKPSNIKVAVYASVERVLFASSPASAAPRQSAIGVVFRDKTGRFHHAMLREMGEVLLSAGAIGSPQLLLLSGIGPRPYLSSWGIPVVHHHPYVGQFLYDNPRNGISIVPPVPLEQSLIQVVGITSSGAYLEAASNAIPFASRAHNFFSRTPPSPVYFTVATLMEKIVGPLSAGSLRLASTDVRVNPIVRFNYFSDPADTERCVNGTRKIADVLRSRSMEDFKFSQLFGDRDFRYIGPPLPVDLSNDRLMGEFCRRTVNTIWHYHGGCLVGKVVDRNFRVLGIQALRVVDGSIFTVSPGTNPQATLLMLGRYVGMKILRERTR